A single genomic interval of Monodelphis domestica isolate mMonDom1 chromosome X, mMonDom1.pri, whole genome shotgun sequence harbors:
- the LOC103103636 gene encoding casein kinase I-like: protein MASSIVGGKYELLRKVGAGSFGDIYLAINITNGEEVAVKLESQKAKHPQLLYESKLYKVLQGGVGIPHMRWYGQEKDYNVLVMDLLGPSLEDLFNFCSRRFTMKTVLMLADQMISRIEYVHTKNFIHRDIKPDNFLMGIGAHCNKLFLIDFGLAKKYRDNRTRQHIPYREDKNLTGTARYASINAHLGIEQSRRDDMESLGYVLMYFNKSSLPWQGLKAATKKQKYEKISEKKMSTPVEVLCQGFPAEFAMYLNYCRGLRFEEAPDYMYLRQLFRILFRTLNHQYDYTFDWTMLKQKMT from the coding sequence ATGGCGAGCAGCATAGTCGGGGGCAAGTACGAGCTGCTGAGGAAGGTCGGGGCCGGCTCTTTCGGTGACATCTACCTGGCCATCAACATCACCAATGGCGAGGAGGTGGCGGTGAAGCTGGAGTCGCAGAAGGCCAAGCACCCGCAGCTGCTGTACGAGAGCAAGCTGTACAAGGTGCTGCAGGGAGGGGTGGGCATCCCCCACATGCGCTGGTACGGCCAGGAGAAGGACTACAACGTCCTCGTCATGGACCTCCTGGGGCCCAGCCTGGAGGACCTGTTCAATTTCTGCTCGCGCAGGTTCACCATGAAAACCGTGCTCATGCTGGCCGACCAGATGATCAGCAGGATCGAGTACGTGCACACCAAGAACTTCATCCACCGGGACATTAAGCCCGACAATTTCCTGATGGGGATTGGGGCTCACTGCAACAAGCTGTTCCTCATTGACTTTGGACTGGCCAAAAAGTACCGCGACAACCGAACAAGGCAGCACATTCCCTACAGGGAAGATAAGAACCTCACTGGCACGGCCCGGTATGCCAGCATCAATGCCCACCTGGGCATCGAGCAGAGCCGACGAGATGACATGGAGTCCCTGGGCTATGTGCTGATGTATTTCAACAAGAGCAGCCTGCCCTGGCAAGGCCTGAAGGCTGCCACCAAGAAGCAGAAGTACGAGAAGATCAGTGAGAAGAAGATGTCCACCCCCGTGGAGGTCCTGTGCCAGGGGTTCCCGGCAGAATTCGCCATGTATCTCAACTACTGCCGTGGCCTTCGCTTCGAAGAGGCTCCTGATTACATGTACCTGAGGCAGCTGTTCCGCATTCTTTTCCGAACTCTGAACCACCAGTACGACTACACTTTCGACTGGACAATGTTAAAGCAGAAAATGACCTAA